In Micrococcus luteus NCTC 2665, a single window of DNA contains:
- a CDS encoding APC family permease yields the protein MTAALQRRLTLLHAVAIGLGSMIGAGVFTAIGLAAALTGGHPGLLYAALAVAAVAALCNALSTAQLATVHPESGGAYIYGRRQLHPWAGFVAGWGFVTGKTASVAAMAATLGLYLFPDDDAAARWTGVAAVVVLTGVAMAGVTRTAQATTAILMPVLAVLVLAIGAGLAREAPGGSAAALGVDSPVQGVLMGAGVLFFAFAGYARVATMGEEVIDPARTIPRAILIALAVTVALYLLLATALISGLGISGLARSPAPVRDLLETALGSGWGWVAVAGAALAAAGAMLTLLTGVSRTALAMAREADLPRPLARVHAGTGTPWTAQLTVALAVVLLLLTTDILTVVGFSSFGVLVYYAVANLSALTLRGDDDGRRPARPRPLRVPRAVNMLGLALCLLLALCLPPMSVAAMAGVFLIGVGGRAFVRAGRRGG from the coding sequence ATGACCGCCGCCCTGCAGCGCCGCCTGACCCTGCTCCACGCCGTCGCGATCGGCCTCGGCTCGATGATCGGCGCGGGCGTGTTCACCGCGATCGGCCTGGCGGCCGCGCTCACCGGTGGCCACCCCGGCCTGCTGTACGCGGCCCTGGCGGTCGCGGCCGTCGCGGCCCTGTGCAACGCCCTGTCCACGGCGCAGCTGGCCACCGTCCACCCCGAGTCCGGCGGCGCCTACATCTACGGCCGGCGGCAGCTGCACCCGTGGGCCGGCTTCGTCGCCGGCTGGGGCTTCGTCACGGGCAAGACCGCGTCGGTGGCCGCGATGGCGGCCACCCTCGGCCTGTACCTCTTCCCCGACGACGACGCCGCGGCCCGGTGGACGGGCGTGGCCGCCGTCGTCGTGCTCACCGGCGTGGCGATGGCGGGCGTGACGCGGACCGCGCAGGCGACGACGGCGATCCTCATGCCCGTGCTCGCCGTGCTCGTCCTGGCCATCGGCGCGGGCCTGGCGCGCGAGGCCCCCGGGGGCTCGGCCGCGGCGCTCGGCGTCGACTCCCCCGTGCAGGGCGTGCTCATGGGTGCGGGCGTCCTGTTCTTCGCGTTCGCCGGCTACGCGCGCGTGGCCACCATGGGCGAGGAGGTCATCGACCCCGCACGCACGATCCCGCGCGCCATCCTGATCGCCCTCGCCGTGACCGTGGCGCTGTACCTGCTGCTCGCCACGGCGCTGATCTCGGGCCTCGGGATCTCCGGACTGGCCCGCTCCCCGGCGCCCGTGCGCGACCTGCTCGAGACCGCCCTGGGCTCCGGCTGGGGCTGGGTGGCCGTGGCCGGCGCCGCCCTCGCCGCGGCCGGGGCCATGCTCACCCTGCTGACGGGCGTCTCCCGCACCGCCCTGGCCATGGCCCGCGAGGCCGACCTGCCCCGCCCCCTGGCACGGGTCCATGCGGGGACCGGCACGCCGTGGACGGCTCAGCTGACGGTGGCCCTGGCCGTGGTCCTGCTCCTGCTCACCACGGACATCCTCACCGTGGTGGGCTTCAGCTCGTTCGGCGTGCTCGTCTACTACGCGGTGGCGAACCTGTCCGCCCTGACCCTGCGCGGGGACGACGACGGCCGCCGCCCGGCCCGGCCGCGCCCGCTGCGCGTCCCCCGCGCCGTCAACATGCTCGGCCTGGCCCTGTGCCTGCTGCTCGCCCTCTGCCTGCCGCCGATGTCCGTGGCCGCGATGGCAGGCGTGTTCCTGATCGGGGTGGGCGGGCGCGCGTTCGTGCGGGCCGGGCGCCGGGGTGGGTGA
- a CDS encoding DUF349 domain-containing protein: MTNHMQPDDQQSPTTEATPASAEAAETTVPAEARPVPEIVPDAPAHGDSSQPAEAPAMPSPAAMKKASPAAVRPATPAAASAAPAPVVAPTVPPTPVGEAAEFARVSEDGHVTLLDGQEEHAVGQVPDASTEDALAYFVRKYDDVRAQMALFEQRIAAGAPSGELGRALGQMTTAVNERHMVGDMDALRTRLAALETLLGDYRAAEQEARQAAQAEQLATREAIVAEAETFAQTPAERMPWKTASQRMTELFEEWKAAQKAGPRLAKSVEDDLWKRFRGARTTFDKTRRAHFSRLDAASAEAKQVKERLIARAEELSTSTDWGVTAGKYRDLMDEWKRAPRASRKEDDALWARFRAAQDVFFAARKAANQEIDREYGANLKVKEQILADGQKLLPFTDVKAGRRTLNELRGRWEDAGRVPRGDVRRMEEGFRRLEDALKQAENEHWRRTDPETKARTNSALTQLEETIAGLEADLARAQAEGDQRAVKKAQEALDARLQWKQALEASASELR, translated from the coding sequence GTGACCAATCACATGCAGCCCGACGACCAGCAGTCCCCCACCACCGAGGCCACCCCCGCGTCGGCCGAGGCCGCCGAGACGACCGTGCCCGCCGAGGCCCGTCCCGTCCCCGAGATCGTCCCCGACGCCCCGGCGCACGGTGATTCCTCACAGCCCGCCGAGGCGCCCGCCATGCCCTCCCCGGCCGCGATGAAGAAGGCCAGCCCGGCCGCCGTGCGCCCTGCGACGCCCGCCGCCGCGTCCGCCGCCCCGGCCCCCGTCGTGGCCCCGACCGTGCCGCCCACCCCGGTGGGGGAGGCCGCCGAGTTCGCCCGGGTGAGCGAGGACGGCCACGTCACGCTGCTGGACGGGCAGGAGGAGCACGCGGTCGGCCAGGTGCCGGACGCGAGCACCGAGGACGCGCTGGCGTACTTCGTCCGCAAGTACGACGACGTGCGCGCCCAGATGGCCCTGTTCGAGCAGCGCATCGCCGCGGGCGCCCCCTCGGGTGAGCTGGGGCGGGCGCTGGGCCAGATGACGACCGCGGTGAACGAGCGCCACATGGTCGGCGACATGGACGCCCTCCGCACCCGCCTGGCGGCCTTGGAGACCCTCCTGGGTGACTACCGCGCCGCGGAACAGGAGGCCCGGCAGGCCGCCCAGGCCGAGCAGCTGGCCACCCGCGAGGCCATCGTCGCCGAGGCCGAGACCTTCGCCCAGACCCCGGCCGAGCGGATGCCCTGGAAGACCGCGTCCCAGCGCATGACGGAGCTGTTCGAGGAGTGGAAGGCCGCCCAGAAGGCCGGCCCGCGTCTGGCCAAGTCGGTCGAGGACGACCTGTGGAAGCGCTTCCGCGGCGCCCGCACCACGTTCGACAAGACCCGCCGCGCCCACTTCTCCCGGCTGGACGCCGCCTCGGCCGAGGCCAAGCAGGTCAAGGAGCGCCTCATTGCCCGCGCCGAGGAGCTGTCCACGTCCACCGACTGGGGCGTGACCGCCGGCAAGTACCGCGACCTGATGGACGAGTGGAAGCGCGCGCCCCGGGCCTCCCGCAAGGAGGACGACGCCCTCTGGGCCCGCTTCCGCGCCGCCCAGGACGTCTTCTTCGCCGCCCGCAAGGCCGCGAACCAGGAGATCGACCGCGAGTACGGGGCCAACCTGAAGGTGAAGGAGCAGATCCTCGCCGACGGCCAGAAGCTGCTCCCCTTCACGGACGTCAAGGCCGGGCGGCGCACGCTCAACGAGCTGCGCGGGCGGTGGGAGGATGCCGGCCGCGTGCCCCGCGGGGACGTCCGTCGCATGGAGGAGGGCTTCCGCAGGCTCGAGGACGCCCTCAAGCAGGCGGAGAACGAGCACTGGCGCCGCACCGATCCGGAGACCAAGGCCCGCACGAACTCCGCCCTCACGCAGCTCGAGGAGACCATCGCCGGGCTCGAGGCGGATCTCGCCCGGGCCCAGGCCGAGGGCGACCAGCGCGCCGTCAAGAAGGCTCAGGAGGCGCTCGACGCGCGCCTGCAGTGGAAGCAGGCCCTCGAGGCCTCGGCCTCCGAGCTCCGCTGA
- a CDS encoding RelA/SpoT family protein, producing MSEQDPTPVPVRPRGRIARLTGRHATEYSPLLEPLMRTVRQRATKTELAEIVRAFEVARAAHEGQMRRSGDPYITHPVAVATILAEIGVTGPTLLAALLHDTVEDTDYSLERLRADFGSDVALLVDGVTKLDKVTYGAAAQAETVRKMVIAMAQDVNVLLIKLADRLHNARTWRYVSPESSARKAQETLDIYAPLAHRLGMNTVKWELEDLSFAALKPKMYAEIVRLVGERNPEREKHIAALRTVIEDHLREHRIRATVTGRPKHYYSIYQKMVTRGKDFDDIHDLTGIRVLVDSVRDCYAVLGAIHARWNPVPGRFKDYIAVPKLNMYRSLHTTVMVPGGKPVEIQIRTQEMHRQAEYGVAAHWRYKAQAAGQAPVQATPAWLRSVMDWQADTRDPDEFLASLRTQIGADEVYVFTPKGEIRTLPAGSTPVDFAYAIHTDVGHRTIGARVNGKLVPLSTPLSHGDTVEVFTSRAEDAGPSRDWLGFVVSPRARSKIRHHFATQRRGEQADRGRESLTRQLRKAGMAVQHVLGGEELVQVATDLGYADLDGLFVALGDGHVSAQSVQERVAERLAPPTPTQAEPEGELTVGEVDLQELVPAQARRAPARATNDAGVLVDGDGGVMAKLARCCNPVPPDAIDGFVTRGSGVSVHRVDCPNLATLLAQEPERRTPVSWAPSRDTVYLVEIQIEALDRKSLLSDVTRVLSENHVNILSASVNTTRDRVAMSRFVFEMGDPRFLGHVIDAVRRIDGVFDVHRT from the coding sequence ATGAGCGAGCAGGACCCCACTCCCGTCCCGGTCCGGCCCCGCGGCCGGATCGCACGGCTGACCGGCCGGCACGCCACCGAGTACTCGCCCCTGCTCGAGCCGCTGATGCGCACGGTGCGGCAGCGAGCCACCAAGACCGAGCTGGCCGAGATCGTCCGCGCCTTCGAGGTCGCCCGCGCGGCACACGAGGGGCAGATGCGGCGCTCCGGGGACCCGTACATCACCCACCCCGTCGCGGTCGCCACGATCCTCGCCGAGATCGGCGTGACCGGCCCGACCCTCCTGGCGGCCCTGCTGCACGACACCGTCGAGGACACGGACTACTCCCTGGAGCGCCTGCGCGCCGACTTCGGCTCCGACGTCGCCCTCCTCGTGGACGGCGTGACCAAGCTGGACAAGGTGACCTACGGCGCCGCGGCGCAGGCCGAGACCGTGCGCAAGATGGTCATCGCGATGGCCCAGGACGTGAACGTCCTGCTCATCAAGCTCGCCGACCGGCTGCACAACGCGCGGACGTGGCGGTACGTCTCCCCGGAATCCAGCGCGCGCAAGGCCCAGGAGACCCTGGACATCTACGCCCCGCTGGCCCACCGGCTCGGCATGAACACCGTCAAGTGGGAGCTCGAGGACCTCTCCTTCGCCGCCCTCAAGCCCAAGATGTACGCGGAGATCGTGCGCCTCGTGGGGGAGCGGAACCCGGAGCGGGAGAAGCACATCGCGGCGCTGCGCACCGTGATCGAGGATCATCTGCGCGAGCACCGGATCCGGGCGACCGTCACCGGACGGCCGAAGCACTACTACTCGATCTACCAGAAGATGGTGACGCGCGGGAAGGACTTCGACGACATCCACGACCTGACGGGCATCCGGGTGCTCGTGGACTCCGTGCGGGACTGCTACGCCGTGCTCGGCGCGATCCACGCCCGCTGGAACCCGGTCCCGGGTCGGTTCAAGGACTACATCGCGGTCCCGAAGCTGAACATGTACCGCTCCCTGCACACCACGGTGATGGTGCCGGGCGGCAAGCCGGTGGAGATCCAGATCCGCACGCAGGAGATGCACCGCCAGGCCGAGTACGGCGTCGCCGCGCACTGGCGGTACAAGGCCCAGGCCGCCGGCCAGGCGCCGGTGCAGGCCACGCCGGCCTGGCTGCGCTCGGTGATGGACTGGCAGGCGGACACCCGGGACCCGGACGAGTTCCTCGCCTCGCTGCGCACCCAGATCGGGGCGGACGAGGTGTACGTCTTCACGCCGAAGGGGGAGATCCGCACCCTGCCGGCCGGCTCCACGCCCGTGGACTTCGCCTACGCCATCCACACCGACGTCGGCCACCGCACCATCGGTGCCCGGGTCAACGGCAAGCTCGTCCCGCTGTCCACGCCGCTGAGCCACGGTGACACCGTGGAGGTCTTCACCTCGCGCGCCGAGGACGCGGGCCCGAGCCGGGACTGGCTGGGCTTCGTGGTCTCGCCACGGGCCCGGTCCAAGATCCGTCACCACTTCGCCACTCAGCGCCGCGGCGAGCAGGCCGACCGGGGACGCGAGTCGCTGACCCGTCAGCTGCGCAAGGCCGGCATGGCCGTGCAGCACGTGCTCGGCGGCGAGGAGCTGGTGCAGGTGGCCACGGATCTCGGCTACGCGGACCTCGACGGGCTGTTCGTGGCCCTCGGCGACGGTCACGTGTCCGCGCAGTCCGTGCAGGAACGCGTCGCGGAGCGCCTCGCTCCGCCGACGCCGACGCAGGCCGAGCCGGAGGGCGAACTGACCGTCGGCGAGGTGGACCTGCAGGAGCTGGTCCCGGCTCAGGCGCGGCGCGCCCCCGCGCGGGCCACCAACGACGCCGGCGTGCTCGTGGACGGCGACGGCGGTGTCATGGCCAAACTGGCCCGGTGCTGCAACCCGGTGCCGCCGGATGCCATCGACGGGTTCGTCACCCGCGGCTCCGGGGTCTCCGTGCACCGGGTCGACTGTCCGAACCTGGCGACCCTGCTCGCGCAGGAGCCGGAGCGCCGCACCCCGGTCAGCTGGGCGCCGTCGAGGGACACCGTCTACCTGGTCGAGATCCAGATCGAGGCGCTGGACCGCAAGTCGCTGCTCTCCGACGTCACACGGGTCCTCTCCGAGAACCACGTGAACATCCTCTCGGCCTCCGTGAACACCACCCGCGACCGCGTTGCGATGAGCCGGTTCGTCTTCGAGATGGGCGACCCCCGGTTCCTCGGCCACGTGATCGACGCGGTGCGCCGCATCGACGGCGTGTTCGACGTGCACCGCACCTGA
- the hisS gene encoding histidine--tRNA ligase, with product MSRKASLSGFHEWLPAERLVEQHVLDTLRRTFELHGFAGIETRAVETLGQLLRKGEVDKEVYAVSRLAEDEEVAAGRREPKDPADPKRLALHFDLTVPFARYVVENAGHLAFPFRRYQMQKVWRGERPQEGRAREFTQADIDVVGDGALSPRYDADVALVMAEALGALPIGDFLIRVNNRKLAEGFYRGIGLEDTAGVLRSIDKLEKVGPEEVARLLQEEVGASPEQAAQALALADIRTSDTSFVERVRALGVTHELLEEGLTELADVVATLHRRAPGRAVADLSIARGLDYYTGTVYETVLVGHEQLGSICSGGRYDALASKGNRVFPGVGLSIGVTRLVMRMLSQQMAVASRSVPTAVYVALTADEDWSEAQDVAALLRERGIPAEVAVSAEKFGRQIKYADRRGIPFVWFMGRDDAGARVHEVKDIRSGEQHAADPADWTPPAEDLLPQVARAQD from the coding sequence ATGTCCCGCAAGGCCTCCCTGTCCGGTTTCCACGAGTGGCTGCCCGCCGAGCGGCTCGTGGAGCAGCACGTGCTCGACACGCTGCGGCGGACCTTCGAGCTGCACGGGTTCGCCGGCATCGAGACCCGTGCCGTGGAGACCCTGGGCCAGCTGCTGCGCAAGGGCGAGGTGGACAAGGAGGTCTACGCGGTCTCGCGTCTGGCCGAGGACGAGGAGGTCGCCGCGGGCCGGCGCGAGCCCAAGGACCCGGCCGACCCCAAGCGCCTGGCCCTGCACTTCGACCTCACCGTGCCGTTCGCCCGCTACGTCGTGGAGAACGCCGGCCACCTCGCCTTCCCCTTCCGTCGCTACCAGATGCAGAAGGTCTGGCGCGGGGAGCGCCCTCAGGAGGGCCGCGCCCGCGAGTTCACCCAGGCGGACATCGACGTCGTCGGCGACGGCGCCCTCTCACCCCGGTACGACGCCGACGTCGCACTGGTGATGGCCGAGGCGCTCGGCGCCCTGCCGATCGGCGACTTCCTCATCCGCGTGAACAACCGCAAGCTCGCCGAGGGCTTCTACCGGGGCATCGGCCTGGAGGACACCGCGGGCGTGCTGCGCAGCATCGACAAGCTGGAGAAGGTCGGCCCGGAGGAGGTCGCGCGGCTGCTCCAGGAGGAGGTCGGCGCGAGCCCGGAGCAGGCTGCGCAGGCGCTGGCCCTGGCGGACATCCGCACGTCGGACACCTCGTTCGTCGAGCGGGTCCGCGCCCTGGGGGTGACCCACGAGCTGCTCGAGGAGGGGCTGACCGAGCTGGCCGACGTCGTCGCCACCCTGCACCGCCGCGCCCCCGGGCGCGCCGTGGCGGACCTGTCCATCGCGCGCGGCCTGGACTACTACACGGGCACCGTCTACGAGACCGTCCTGGTGGGCCACGAGCAGCTCGGCTCGATCTGCTCGGGCGGCCGCTACGACGCGCTCGCGTCCAAGGGGAACCGCGTGTTCCCCGGTGTCGGACTGTCCATCGGCGTGACGCGGCTGGTGATGCGCATGCTGTCCCAGCAGATGGCCGTGGCCTCCCGCTCCGTGCCGACCGCAGTGTACGTGGCGCTGACCGCGGACGAGGACTGGTCCGAGGCCCAGGACGTCGCGGCCCTGCTGCGGGAGCGCGGCATCCCCGCGGAGGTCGCGGTGTCGGCGGAGAAGTTCGGCAGGCAGATCAAGTACGCGGACCGCCGCGGCATCCCGTTCGTGTGGTTCATGGGCCGGGACGACGCCGGCGCGCGGGTCCACGAGGTGAAGGACATCCGCTCCGGCGAGCAGCACGCCGCGGACCCGGCCGACTGGACCCCGCCGGCCGAGGACCTGCTGCCGCAGGTCGCCCGCGCGCAGGACTGA